In Spirosoma sp. KUDC1026, the sequence ATGGCTATACCATTGGGCACGACCTGACCAATCTGCAGAAATTTTACGACAGGGGCGCTCGTTACATGACCCTTTGCCACTCGGCGAACAACGACATCTGCGACTCATCGACCGACCCAAAAGGAGCTGAATACCAGGGGCTAAGTCCCCTGGGTGAACAGGTGGTAACTGAAATGAACCGACTAGGGATGATGATCGACGTATCGCACGTATCGGATTCAACTTTTTATGATGTTGTCCGGCTTTCAAAAGTGCCGGTCATCGCGTCGCATTCGGGAGCCAAAGCCATCTGCGATCATCCCCGCAACCTGACCGACGATATGCTGAAGACGCTGGCCAGAAATGGGGGCGTCATCCAACTGAACCTGCTGAGTGATTACGTAAAAACGATCAAACCCTCGGCGGAGCGCGAACAGGCACTAGCCGATTTCCTGAAGAAATATGGACTTGAAAATCGCCGGGCGATGAGCACGCTGAAATCCGAAGATCAGCAGAAAGCCCGGGCCGATTTCATGGAGATCAACCAGAAATACCCTGTTCAGCTAGCTAACGTAAAAGATGCCGTTGACCATATTGATCACATTGTCAAGCTGATTGGTATTGATTACGTGGGCATCGGCGCTGATTTTGATGGGGGTGGTGCCCTGGCCAACCTGATGGACGTGAGCCAATACGAAAACCTGACGGTTGAGCTGGTAAAGCGGGGTTATTCGAAGAAAGACATCGAGAAGATTTGGAGCGGCAACTTCTTCCGGGTTATGCGCACCGTTGATAAAGGGAAGACCAAAGTACTCGCGCAGAAGTAATTCCGTCCTTATTCTTTTTTGATAAGTTTATAATCCCAGTTCGTTGATAGATGAACCGGGATTATTTTTGCGCGCATCTCTTTACTGATACGTATGAAAATCTCCAGCCCAGTAATTGCTTTCCTGTTTTGCCTGATCGTTCTGACGGCCTGCCAGGAACGTGAAATTAGCCGGTCTACCACGCAGGAAATCGTCATAAACGACTTCGCCCGACCAGCCACGTTCATGCTGTCCCCTGGCCGGCCGTCATTCACCAGTAGATTGTCGATACGTATCGATGGTACTATCAGCGAGGACGGACGTCAACCTGACCATCTTCCGATTTGATGCGTCGGGCAAACCCATTCCGTTGCAGAGCATTGATTTGGAGACGGGTACGTATGCAGGGCGCGGCTTCCAGTTCGATCACTATCAGTCCGAGGATTTAAGCCTGACTGTTACGCCCTCTAAAAGCACGACGGGCAACCTGACCATCTTCTGGGAGTTATACTAATGCATACCACCATAAAAAAACTCTATATCATCACCGTGCTCGGTTTCCTGTTCAATACGCTGGCACTGGCCCAACCGCCAGCTCCCAAAAATTCGATTCAGGCCGGTGTCGATTACATGAGCCTTGATTTTCCTGACGATCTGGGGTATCGCTATGCCCTTCGCTACGCCCGGCATCTGGCCAATGATCGCCTTGTTCTGGCGGCCACGGCTGGGTACCTCCTGACCGATAACCGCAGCACCAGTCCTGACGACATTACGGCAGCTGGCAACAAACGGCAGCGTCTGACCGGCGACCTGACCATTCTGTTTGATTTTCTCAAAAGCAGCCGGCATGCTTTACGCGCTGGGGGTGGCCTGTCAGGATGGGCACGCCAGGACGATATCATTATAGCCCGCAGTCGGTCGTCCTTTTCCAACAGCGAAGCCACTGACGTGCTTATATCGGCATCGGTTCAACGGGAAAACGTTACAGCCCTGAACGTCGGCTGGCACGCAACCGCCGAGTACGAATACCTTTTACCAATCGAATTACGGCCAGCGGTCGATTCATGGTGGCCAATTTAGACATGGCTGGCATCAGCTCAGTGGCTGGTCTAACCGTTGGGTATCGCTTTTAGAAACTGATCAGCATCAGCAAAAACGGCCTCCAGAATTCTGGAGGCCGTTTTTGTTGTATTTTATGGTTAGCTTACTGATTGTCCATGCCGCCTTTTTTGCAGCAGCTTGGCAGTTTTTCGTAACCAGCCGCATCGGCCATTACTTCTTCAGCATCATAGCCGGTTTTGCTGATATTGGATTTCAATTTCGTTACGTCCGTTTTACCCGGATTATATTTGATCGTTACTACCTTCGACTTCACGTCTAGGTTGGCTTCTTTCACGCCTTTCTCGAACGCCAGATTCCGTTCGATCCGGGCTTTGCACATACCGCAAACGGCCGATGTTTTTATCTTGACTTCCTTTTCCTTATCATCGCCAACCGATCTGGCAGTAGCGGCATAGCTCGTTAGTGTCAACGCCGTCAGCGCTGTTAAAAGAAGGTTACGTAACATGGTTTACAGGTGTTTATGTGAATTGATAACGTAAATTATACCCTAATGGTGCATTCCATTCATTCCTTTATGCATGCGTTTCATGCTGCCCATAGTCATCAGACTGGGCGACAGACGCAGGTAGATTTGGCCGGACACGGGTGTTTTTCCGTAAACGGTTCGCAAAAACTGATCCGTTAAACCGCCCGTCACCTGCGCGCCTAAAACCAGGTCTGTGTTCCACTGCTGCGCCAGTCGGTAATTCATGCCCAACGTCAGATTATTGATTGTAAAGACGGCGTGGTCGTCGTAACCCATTCGCTCCGCCTGAGCGACTAACGACAGTTCCTCGGCCGATTTGCCCACGTTTTCGTAACGTCCGTAAACCGCAACTTTATCGATCTGCAGACTGCTTTCGGCCAGGAACGCATTTTCGTTTTCCCCGCCGTGGCTGTTCATACCCCAGGTGAGGGCCGACGTTACGTAGCGACCGGGGGCGCCTAACCCTTTGCTGTGCAGCACCGACGCCGTTGTTCGAGTAATGTTTTGTTCAGGATGGGCCACTTCCGGGCTGTGCAGGTATCCCTGCGAGAACTGAAAGGCCAGCGATGGTGAGGGATTAACCGACAAACGGTATGAGTAACTATCGAAGCGCGGCCGATCAAAATCATACCGATTCTCGTTGGGTTCACGCCCCGTAAACGACGAGGCTTCCAATTTAGCCCACTTGTAGCGGAACCCGACCGTGGCCACGCCAAACAGAATATGCGTCGCATCCTGCCAGTGGTGGCTCAGGGGCGCATCCGGATTGTTGAACGAGGAAATACGGTGCATAAAGGCCGGAGGGCCCAGGGCGGGCTCACCGGGGTAGCCTACGTAACCATATAGATCTATGTCTTTATTGAACGAATGGCTGTAGCTCACCGACAGTTCCGAAACGAGATCGTGCGGGTGCTGTTTGTCGATAAGTGGCTGATCTTTGTACGTTTCGCCCGTCTGAAACAGCAATGGATAACCGCCGTTACTAACCGTCAGCGGGTCGAGCGAAACCATTGCCCGCACCTGAAACAAGCCTTTCTGCCCAACTTTACGCTGAGCCATCCCCATAAACCAGTTTGGGGCTCCCAGTTGCTGCGCGCGTCCCCGCCCCCCGGGGTTATTACTGTTCTGGCTGGTATACCGCAGATAAACCGCGTAGTGCAGCATATAGCTCCACGGACTGCTCGACGGCTGGCTCATGTAAGCATACATGGGCGTGTTATCCGGGTGCCAGGACGTACCAGAGCCGTTGCGGTTCATGGGCAGGTGGCGTGACAGCGAATGGGTCATGCCCATTGTGTCCATCGTCATCCCGTCATTCTGCATCATGCCCATACCGTTCATCGACGAAGAACTCAATCTGGCAGAGTCGCCTTGTGCTGGCTTAGTCTTGCTGGACCTTTCCTGGCCGGGCCCCTCCTGGCCGGGCATCGGCATGCCTTCGTGATGCTGGTGCTGTGCCATTGCGCCAAAACTCAGAAGCAGTAAAATGAGTGTATATGCTTTGTTCATTAGGCTGTCGAGTAAAATAAAACTGGTGGTACCACCCGTGGGCAGTACCACCAGTTATTCTGTTGAATTAGGCGGCCATGCTCCGGCATTCTTCAGCGCATTTCCGGCAGGCTTCAGCGCAGGCTTTGCAGTGAGCATTGTGATCGGCGTGTTTTTCGCACTCGGCCGCACAGGCTTCGCAGGCTTCCGCGCAGACTTTCATGAACGAGGCCATAAACTGCGAGCCCCGGGCCGTCAGCCGGCCGCAGAGGGTGCATAGGTCGGCGCAGTCGCGGCACAGTTTGATGCAGGCCGTCATGTCGTGGCCTTTGCTGTCTTCATCGCCCATCTCCAGGCAGGCGGTAGCGCAGGCTTCACAGGCTTCGGCGCAGCTAAAACAGGTATCGACGTGTTGGGTTGAGGTCATGTTTTCCATGAGTCTTGTTGAGTTATTGGTTCTTCGACCACCATTGATCAACAAAATAACTCGCTGCAGCCTATTCAGTTTTTACATAATTCCGGTCTGCTTTAAAGCATATCCAACGGTCGGCGTTCGGCCTGAGCGGCTTTGCGAAACTGACCCGGTGTTTGCCCCGTCACTTGCCGGAACTGATTGGATAAATGCTGCACGCTGCTGTAGTTCAACCGCCAGGCGATCTCACTCAGCGTCAGCTCGTCGTACCGGAGCCATTCCTTTACCTTTTCGATCTTCAGGGCGATACTATATTTTTCTACAGTTTGCCCCTCACTGGCCGAAAACAGACCGCTGAGATACGAGTATTCGTAACCCAGCTTTCGCTCCAGAAAAGTTGAGTAATTTTCATTGGCCTGCCGCTCGCCTTTCAGGTGCTGCACTTCGTTAATGAGCAGCACTTTCATGTGCTCCACCAGCGACTGCCGCCGGTCATCAACCAGGTCGAAGCCGTTTTCCTGCAACAACTGGCGCACATCATCGAGCGTAACCGTAGCGGGCAGCTCATCAACTTCGACTTCTCCCAGCTCAACCCGACTAGGTATCAGCCCGACTTTTATCAGTTCCTCGCGCACAACCCGCTTGCAGCGATCGCACACCATATTTTTTACGATCAGCTTCATTATAAAACAGGTTTAAAGCGAAATCCCAGATACACCATACGGCCCGTAACGGGTCCCCACGCCCGGCTACCGGCGTCAAAGTTGACCCCGAAGGGATCGTTGGCGGCCACGATAGGGTTCAGTTGCCGGAATCCCGTCAGGTTTTCGCCACCCAGGTAAATTTCCCAGCCGCTCCGAAAGGCCCGGCTCACCTGCGCGTTCAGGTTATAAAATCCAGGCGAGTAGTCGGTAGGCATGTTGCCATAGCTCGTATGCACGTAGTCTGGGCGTAGGTACGGTATCCGGCGGGGCCCGTTCCATTGCAGCGTAGCGTCGAATTTCCATTTATCGAAGGGCAGCGCATAGCCCGCGTTCAACAGCACCCGGTCGCGGCTCACCATCATTTTAGGCAGCAGCCGGCTCTCTCCGAATGGCCCACCCATGCTCTGCCGCACGTCGAACAAACGGTAAGCTGCTTTTACTTCGAAGCGCTTTATGGGCTGGATGTTTAACTCCGCCTGAAAGCTATTCGCAAAGGATGCCCCCTGCAGGTTATAGAAATGCAGTTCGCGAGGATGCTCCAGATCAACAACCAGTTGGTTCTCAAACGTGGTCCGATGATAGTCCAATACCAGCGATGCTTTTTTACCGAACAGGTTGACGTCATTGGACAGACTCAGGCCGTAATTCCAGGAGATTTCGGGTTGCAACGGGCTGTCGTTGACAATCGTTCGTGAGCTGACCAGGTAGCCAAAATTCTCGATAAACCTGTTCGGCACCCGAAAACCACGTCCCCCCGAAGCCCGGAGCGCTACGTTCGGGCTCAGGTTGTATTTCAGGTGCGCCCGGGGTGTCCACTGCGCGCCAAATAGATTGTGGTAATCAAAACGACCGCCCAACACAAAGGTTAGTTTCTCCAGATAGGAATAGGTATACTCCGCAAATACGCCCGGCACCGATTCGGTACGGTTCGTTTGCAAAGGCCCCAGTCGCTCGAGATAATCGTCCAGCAGGTAGCTTAACCCTGCTTTGTAGGCATGATTGGTATTGCCAATGATGGACTGGTAAATCAGGTTGGCGTAAAAGGTACGCTGCAGACCTAAATAGGGTCGATACCCGAAATTAGCGATCTGCTCGTGGTGCAATCCGTTCAGAATGAGGCCCAGTCCTTTATAGGGTTTGTCGGGATAGAGCTTGGCCGTTTTGGAGAAAAACTCCAGCCGCCGGGTGGTGTTCCCAAAGCTATAGCGCGTGGATGATGGGGTATCATACCGCGCAAGCTGACCCCCATCCCGATCTTCGTATAGGGCTTTCACGCCAAACTGCGCCACGAACCGATCACTGCTGTATTTGTAGCGGTTGATGGCGTTGAGTTGGGTGTACAGGGGCAAATCCCGGAAGCCGTCGTTGTTCTGGTCAATCTCGTTACGTAGCGCACTGGCATGACCCAGTACCCCCACGGTCCATTTTTTGCTGAGTGGCTTCGACCAATTGGCGTTGCCTTCTATCCGGCCAAAGCTGTTAACGTATCCGTTCAGGAACAGTTTATCCGGGCTGTCGGGCTTCTGTAACTCTACATTCATCTGCCCACTCATTGACTCGTAGCCATTCACAACAGATCCGGCACCTTTGCCGATATCAATCGACGTAATCCAGGTGCCGGGAATGTAATTCAGACCGAAGGTGGTAGCCAGCCCCCGTATCGTCGGGATATTCTCGACGTTAGTCTGCACGTACTGCCCGCCTAATCCCAGAAACTGAATCTGCTTGGCTCCCGTCACAGCATCAGCATACGACACGCTAACCGACGCGTTCGTTTCGAAGCTTTCCGACAGGTTGCAGCAGGCCGCTTTCGCCAGCGTACGCTGAGTGATCAGTTCCGTCTGAATAGGGTTCATCCGGTCCAGTTGTCCAGCCGCCCCAGACACCGTAACCTCCGACAGGGTACGCTCCGGCCGCAGAATACTTGTAATATCGTTTGCCGGATTGGTAACCGTAAGCGTGTCGGACTGATAACCGACGTAACTGATCAGTAATTGATTGAATTGTGTTGTCAGGGGCAGTTGAAAACGCCCTGTTGAATCGGTGATGGTTCCTCCGCTGGAACCTGCCCAACGGACGGTAGCACCAATCAGGGGAATCCGTTTATTCTGTTGCTGTTCGGCCACAACGCCCCGAACAACGACCGACGAATCGATCTGAGCTCTTACCGGCAGAGCTGCCAGCAGAGTCAGTATAACAAGGTAAAATCGCATGTATGTATAGATTGATAGAAAACAGAACAAGCCCGTGTCTTGTGGACACCGGCAGCAATGCATCAATCAATACATCAAATAAGGAAGCGCTGTACGAGCGACAGGAGATCGCGCCCGGACGGTAAGGATGGTGAAGAAACAGCAGGAGCGCTGGTTGCAACGCTATGATCAAAAATCCAGTCAACCAGCCAGGTAACGACGGTTAGTACGCTGGTCAGAACGGCCTCCGTAACAATTTTGGCGAATTTGGCTACCAGTTGGGTCAGCGAGGATGTTACGTCTACATTTTCGTAGCTCTGTTCATCCTGGCAGCACTCATCCCGACTGATGATCAGTTCGTCTGTATTGATGGCCGTGTGTTTGCCAATTTTGCAGCCCTTTTGCTCAGCGTCTTTACTGAACGCAACCACCATGGTCTTTTTCTTGCCGCGCATCTGGCACGAATGTTCTACCAGTCCAAAGCCCGTACTGCTCAGCAGCACGATGCAGGCCATCAGGAGGTTGAACAGTTGAAAAAGCCGACGTTTCATAGTGGACCAAAGGTAAAATCTCCAATTGAGATTTGCAAATACCTGGTAATCAAAAAGGGGAGACAGTTGATTAACCGTCTCCCCTTTCTACTTATCCAATTACTCAAAACCGATTAGTAACCAGGATTTTGTGTTAACACGCCTTTCTGCAGGTCAAGCTGCGTCAGCGGAATTGGCATATACTCGCTCTTACCAGCGGTAAACTTAGCACCGCCCAGTGCGTTCGTTAGCTTAGCACCTTCGTATGTCAGGTATGCGTTAATCGTTGTAGCAGCCGTACCCCAGCGAACCAGGTCAAAGAAGCGGTGACCTTCACCCGACAGTTCCAGCTTCCGCTCAAAATACACCGCGTTACGCGCGGCATCTTTCGACGCAAAGGCTGACGTTGGGTATTCGCTGATCACGTACTTAGCTGCATTGGCACCTGCTGTGGTTTTCACATAACCATCCGCGTTAGCCGCCCGGCGACGGACCTGATTCACATAATCCCGCGCTTTTTCCAGGCTACCAACTTCTACTTCCGCTTCAGCAGCCATGAGCAGTACGTCGGCGTAGCGAATCAGCAGAATGTTTAGACCCGTCCAGCCTTTTGTCCAGTTCGATACGTCAGCCGCGCGGCTTTCCTGTGCTCTCGTGTAGATGTATTTTTTAGGTGCGTAAGGACCACCGAAGGCCTGATCACGAATCCAGTCTTTACCTGGGAACACCTGCCAGTCGAGGTAAGGAATACCCCGGCGACCAACTGACTGGTCAAGACGAGGGTCA encodes:
- a CDS encoding AraC family transcriptional regulator; this translates as MKLIVKNMVCDRCKRVVREELIKVGLIPSRVELGEVEVDELPATVTLDDVRQLLQENGFDLVDDRRQSLVEHMKVLLINEVQHLKGERQANENYSTFLERKLGYEYSYLSGLFSASEGQTVEKYSIALKIEKVKEWLRYDELTLSEIAWRLNYSSVQHLSNQFRQVTGQTPGQFRKAAQAERRPLDML
- a CDS encoding heavy-metal-associated domain-containing protein; translation: MLRNLLLTALTALTLTSYAATARSVGDDKEKEVKIKTSAVCGMCKARIERNLAFEKGVKEANLDVKSKVVTIKYNPGKTDVTKLKSNISKTGYDAEEVMADAAGYEKLPSCCKKGGMDNQ
- a CDS encoding HYC_CC_PP family protein translates to MKRRLFQLFNLLMACIVLLSSTGFGLVEHSCQMRGKKKTMVVAFSKDAEQKGCKIGKHTAINTDELIISRDECCQDEQSYENVDVTSSLTQLVAKFAKIVTEAVLTSVLTVVTWLVDWIFDHSVATSAPAVSSPSLPSGRDLLSLVQRFLI
- a CDS encoding TonB-dependent receptor, producing MRFYLVILTLLAALPVRAQIDSSVVVRGVVAEQQQNKRIPLIGATVRWAGSSGGTITDSTGRFQLPLTTQFNQLLISYVGYQSDTLTVTNPANDITSILRPERTLSEVTVSGAAGQLDRMNPIQTELITQRTLAKAACCNLSESFETNASVSVSYADAVTGAKQIQFLGLGGQYVQTNVENIPTIRGLATTFGLNYIPGTWITSIDIGKGAGSVVNGYESMSGQMNVELQKPDSPDKLFLNGYVNSFGRIEGNANWSKPLSKKWTVGVLGHASALRNEIDQNNDGFRDLPLYTQLNAINRYKYSSDRFVAQFGVKALYEDRDGGQLARYDTPSSTRYSFGNTTRRLEFFSKTAKLYPDKPYKGLGLILNGLHHEQIANFGYRPYLGLQRTFYANLIYQSIIGNTNHAYKAGLSYLLDDYLERLGPLQTNRTESVPGVFAEYTYSYLEKLTFVLGGRFDYHNLFGAQWTPRAHLKYNLSPNVALRASGGRGFRVPNRFIENFGYLVSSRTIVNDSPLQPEISWNYGLSLSNDVNLFGKKASLVLDYHRTTFENQLVVDLEHPRELHFYNLQGASFANSFQAELNIQPIKRFEVKAAYRLFDVRQSMGGPFGESRLLPKMMVSRDRVLLNAGYALPFDKWKFDATLQWNGPRRIPYLRPDYVHTSYGNMPTDYSPGFYNLNAQVSRAFRSGWEIYLGGENLTGFRQLNPIVAANDPFGVNFDAGSRAWGPVTGRMVYLGFRFKPVL
- a CDS encoding dipeptidase, whose protein sequence is MINSLQLTVLASLVSAASFAQTSEDPALVQKAKKIHERAFTVDTHADTPMLLTRNGFDITKENDPKTSKVDFPRMRRGGLDGIFWAVYLGQGPRTDEGHEQAVKKAYSIFDNIAQVLTKSPEQAELATTPDDALRIGKTGKRVVFIGVENGYTIGHDLTNLQKFYDRGARYMTLCHSANNDICDSSTDPKGAEYQGLSPLGEQVVTEMNRLGMMIDVSHVSDSTFYDVVRLSKVPVIASHSGAKAICDHPRNLTDDMLKTLARNGGVIQLNLLSDYVKTIKPSAEREQALADFLKKYGLENRRAMSTLKSEDQQKARADFMEINQKYPVQLANVKDAVDHIDHIVKLIGIDYVGIGADFDGGGALANLMDVSQYENLTVELVKRGYSKKDIEKIWSGNFFRVMRTVDKGKTKVLAQK
- a CDS encoding four-helix bundle copper-binding protein is translated as MENMTSTQHVDTCFSCAEACEACATACLEMGDEDSKGHDMTACIKLCRDCADLCTLCGRLTARGSQFMASFMKVCAEACEACAAECEKHADHNAHCKACAEACRKCAEECRSMAA